From Nitrosopumilus zosterae, the proteins below share one genomic window:
- the proS gene encoding proline--tRNA ligase, which yields MSKEDIGITVTKKDDFSEWYTQVVLKAKLADYAPVKGLIVLRPDGYSIWESLRSTFDKKFAKNGIRNGFLPILIPESLLGKEQKHFAGFNPEVFWVTHSGTNEIGDKLALRPTSETLAYTMYAKWIQSWRDLPLKINFWNTALRAEIKATKPFLRTSEFLWQEGHTVHTSQEEAEEEVIKILEIYKNSVEEELAIPVTVGKKSEKEKFVGAVYTTTMESIMPDGKALQMGTSHFLGQNFSKPFEVKFADKDNVEHFAWQTSWGVSWRLIGAMIMVHGDDKGLVLPPKVAPIQVVIVPIYKNDEGKEKVLPKVEEIKNKLELKEIRVHVDNREGLSPGYKFNDWELKGVPLRIEIGPKDIEKESVVIAKRYNCEKTNLNFTDIERIVIILEEIQKEMLKNAQEQSKKNSINISDYSEFKSKIEGGGFLNAPWCGKSKCEEKIKEETGADIRVIPFGSENLNLKCIYCQEQSQSIPIFARGY from the coding sequence TTGAGTAAAGAGGACATAGGGATCACAGTTACAAAAAAAGATGATTTTAGTGAGTGGTACACACAAGTAGTCCTTAAAGCAAAACTTGCAGATTATGCACCAGTGAAAGGATTGATTGTGCTTAGGCCGGATGGATATTCCATTTGGGAATCATTAAGAAGCACATTTGATAAAAAATTTGCAAAAAATGGAATCAGGAACGGATTTCTCCCAATTTTAATCCCAGAATCATTGTTAGGTAAAGAACAAAAACACTTTGCAGGATTTAATCCAGAAGTTTTTTGGGTAACTCATTCAGGAACAAATGAAATTGGAGACAAACTTGCACTGAGACCAACATCAGAAACTCTGGCATATACAATGTACGCCAAATGGATTCAAAGTTGGAGAGACTTGCCACTAAAAATTAATTTTTGGAATACAGCTTTGAGAGCAGAAATCAAAGCTACAAAACCATTTCTTAGAACATCAGAATTTTTATGGCAAGAAGGGCATACAGTCCACACATCACAGGAAGAAGCAGAAGAAGAAGTGATTAAAATTTTAGAGATTTACAAAAATTCAGTAGAAGAGGAATTGGCAATTCCTGTAACAGTGGGGAAGAAAAGTGAAAAAGAGAAGTTCGTCGGTGCTGTATATACAACCACTATGGAATCAATCATGCCAGATGGGAAAGCATTGCAGATGGGCACATCTCATTTTCTAGGACAGAATTTTTCAAAACCATTTGAAGTGAAATTTGCAGATAAGGACAATGTAGAACATTTTGCATGGCAAACTTCATGGGGAGTGTCATGGAGATTAATCGGAGCAATGATCATGGTACATGGAGATGATAAAGGACTAGTGTTGCCTCCAAAAGTAGCGCCAATACAAGTTGTAATTGTTCCAATTTATAAAAATGATGAGGGTAAAGAAAAAGTATTACCAAAAGTTGAAGAAATCAAAAATAAATTAGAACTAAAAGAAATCAGAGTTCATGTTGACAACAGAGAAGGGTTATCCCCAGGCTACAAATTTAATGATTGGGAACTAAAAGGAGTACCACTAAGAATAGAAATTGGACCTAAAGATATTGAAAAAGAAAGTGTAGTTATTGCAAAAAGATACAATTGTGAGAAAACAAATTTGAATTTTACAGATATCGAAAGAATTGTTATAATTTTAGAAGAAATTCAAAAAGAAATGCTAAAAAATGCACAAGAACAATCTAAAAAGAACAGCATAAACATATCAGACTACTCGGAATTCAAATCTAAAATTGAGGGAGGAGGTTTCCTAAATGCTCCGTGGTGTGGAAAATCAAAATGTGAAGAAAAAATCAAAGAAGAAACTGGTGCAGATATCAGAGTAATTCCATTTGGCAGTGAAAATTTAAATTTAAAATGCATATACTGCCAAGAGCAAAGTCAATCAATCCCAATTTTTGCCAGAGGTTACTAG
- the egtB gene encoding ergothioneine biosynthesis protein EgtB encodes MASSQKLDQKGVLLEQFKETRNRTLELVKTLEKDDFVVQTAVFMSPPKWHIGHVSWIYEAIMSKLDKSYEFYSKEFTEYLNSYYQQFGVPHDKGLRGVISRPTVDQLFQYFNTINQRVEKFIKSQALDENAIKVITMGFHHECQHQELLVYDLQHLLAEQYRPVKKEIADKPKENDKKSIYIKGGIYEMGYNGKNFCYDIELPEHKVYLNDFKMDIFPVSNQQYLEFIEDGGYENYKYWLSDGWEKVKENKWRSPMYWEKINGEWNVRDFIGIRKINPNEPVCHVSYYEADAYCKWAGKRLPTEAEWEKAACWNEEKQEKSIYPWGNEEPEKDKCNLLESYYWKCTELGTFPNGTSPSGCQQMIGDVWEWTSSEFIGYPGFKSGFDEYNDKWFTNQKVLRGGSFATPKMSIRGSYRNFFRLDERWLFSGFRCAEDI; translated from the coding sequence ATGGCCTCCAGTCAAAAATTAGATCAAAAGGGAGTACTATTAGAACAGTTTAAAGAAACACGAAATAGAACACTAGAACTTGTAAAAACTTTAGAAAAAGATGACTTTGTTGTTCAAACTGCTGTTTTTATGAGTCCTCCAAAATGGCACATAGGCCATGTTAGTTGGATTTACGAGGCAATCATGAGCAAATTAGATAAAAGTTATGAATTTTACTCAAAAGAGTTTACAGAGTATCTAAATTCGTATTATCAACAATTTGGAGTTCCACATGACAAAGGATTGCGAGGAGTAATTTCCAGACCAACCGTTGATCAATTGTTTCAATACTTTAACACTATTAATCAAAGGGTGGAGAAATTTATCAAATCACAGGCATTAGATGAAAATGCAATTAAAGTTATTACAATGGGATTTCACCATGAATGCCAACATCAAGAACTTTTAGTGTATGATTTGCAACATCTTCTTGCTGAACAATATAGACCGGTAAAAAAAGAGATTGCAGACAAACCAAAAGAGAATGACAAAAAATCAATCTACATCAAAGGAGGAATTTATGAAATGGGTTACAATGGAAAAAACTTTTGTTACGACATAGAACTTCCTGAACACAAAGTTTACCTTAATGATTTCAAGATGGACATATTTCCAGTTTCTAATCAACAGTATTTAGAATTCATTGAAGATGGAGGATATGAGAATTACAAATATTGGCTGTCAGACGGATGGGAGAAAGTAAAAGAAAACAAATGGAGGTCTCCCATGTATTGGGAAAAAATTAATGGTGAGTGGAATGTCCGAGATTTTATAGGAATTAGAAAAATCAATCCAAATGAGCCAGTATGTCATGTCAGCTATTATGAAGCCGATGCATATTGTAAATGGGCAGGAAAAAGACTCCCTACAGAAGCAGAATGGGAAAAAGCAGCTTGTTGGAATGAAGAAAAACAAGAAAAATCAATTTATCCTTGGGGAAATGAAGAGCCAGAAAAAGACAAATGTAATTTATTAGAATCATATTATTGGAAATGTACAGAGCTAGGAACATTCCCAAATGGCACTAGCCCTTCAGGATGTCAACAAATGATTGGAGATGTTTGGGAATGGACGTCATCAGAATTTATCGGATATCCAGGATTCAAATCTGGATTTGATGAGTACAATGACAAATGGTTTACGAATCAAAAAGTTTTGAGAGGAGGATCATTTGCAACACCAAAAATGTCCATCAGGGGAAGTTATAGAAATTTTTTCAGATTAGATGAGCGTTGGTTATTTTCAGGGTTTAGATGTGCAGAAGATATCTAA